One genomic window of Gossypium hirsutum isolate 1008001.06 chromosome D11, Gossypium_hirsutum_v2.1, whole genome shotgun sequence includes the following:
- the LOC107913299 gene encoding uncharacterized protein isoform X1, producing the protein MGNCQAAEAATVVIHHPGNKIERIYHPVSLNEIMTSNPGHYIALVLTSPTLKNQHGMPLKQLKLLKPDDTLLIGHVYRLISFEVDVKKEFAAKKCAKLGKLLKERGGIGVGMELKRKDLPNASDLKPKLNPKSGNCSSVIKVKQEVNRQGSSGGSRSRYMGRHYGGGGAGGGGQWRPALQSIAEIGT; encoded by the exons ATGGGAAACTGCCAAGCAGCTGAAGCAGCAACCGTGGTTATTCACCACCCAGGGAACAAGATCGAGAGGATTTACCACCCTGTTAGTCTCAATGAAATCATGACCTCAAATCCAGGGCATTACATTGCACTTGTGCTAACCTCGCCCACGTTGAAAAACCAACATGGGATGCCTTTGAAGCAACTCAAGCTTTTAAAACCAGATGACACACTATTAATCGGCCATGTCTATCGACTCATTAGCTTTGAAG taGATGTTAAGAAAGAGTTTGCGGCAAAGAAGTGCGCGAAGCTTGGGAAACTGTTGAAAGAAAGAGGAGGGATTGGGGTTGGGATGGAGTTGAAGAGGAAGGATTTGCCAAATGCTTCCGATCTGAAACCCAAACTGAATCCCAAATCTGGGAACTGCAGTTCGGTTATTAag GTGAAGCAGGAAGTTAACAGACAGGGAAGCAGTGGTGGCAGCAGAAGTAGGTATATGGGAAGGCATTATGGTGGAGGTGGTGCTGGGGGTGGGGGGCAATGGAGGCCAGCTTTGCAGAGCATTGCAGAGATTGGGACTTGA
- the LOC107913299 gene encoding uncharacterized protein isoform X2, with translation MGNCQAAEAATVVIHHPGNKIERIYHPVSLNEIMTSNPGHYIALVLTSPTLKNQHGMPLKQLKLLKPDDTLLIGHVYRLISFEDVKKEFAAKKCAKLGKLLKERGGIGVGMELKRKDLPNASDLKPKLNPKSGNCSSVIKVKQEVNRQGSSGGSRSRYMGRHYGGGGAGGGGQWRPALQSIAEIGT, from the exons ATGGGAAACTGCCAAGCAGCTGAAGCAGCAACCGTGGTTATTCACCACCCAGGGAACAAGATCGAGAGGATTTACCACCCTGTTAGTCTCAATGAAATCATGACCTCAAATCCAGGGCATTACATTGCACTTGTGCTAACCTCGCCCACGTTGAAAAACCAACATGGGATGCCTTTGAAGCAACTCAAGCTTTTAAAACCAGATGACACACTATTAATCGGCCATGTCTATCGACTCATTAGCTTTGAAG ATGTTAAGAAAGAGTTTGCGGCAAAGAAGTGCGCGAAGCTTGGGAAACTGTTGAAAGAAAGAGGAGGGATTGGGGTTGGGATGGAGTTGAAGAGGAAGGATTTGCCAAATGCTTCCGATCTGAAACCCAAACTGAATCCCAAATCTGGGAACTGCAGTTCGGTTATTAag GTGAAGCAGGAAGTTAACAGACAGGGAAGCAGTGGTGGCAGCAGAAGTAGGTATATGGGAAGGCATTATGGTGGAGGTGGTGCTGGGGGTGGGGGGCAATGGAGGCCAGCTTTGCAGAGCATTGCAGAGATTGGGACTTGA